The Pygocentrus nattereri isolate fPygNat1 chromosome 2, fPygNat1.pri, whole genome shotgun sequence genome has a window encoding:
- the acvr1l gene encoding activin receptor type-1, translated as MGHCCTRVFFLLLLQALQTLAEDGSIDCVCVGSDCMSQQCKGDQCYASVTVSNDVPSFRRGCLVGPESRRMTCSAAPSASHVVECCSQPMCNLNATVESLLQLLPKSPEGEPVRYRVETLVLFVLGPFVVLALLATLAVLVCRRLHPGRLERLHEFDPEQGAIDGLIAPNVGDSTLADLLDHSCTSGSGSGLPFLVQRTVARQISLVECVGKGRYGEVWRGQWQGENVAVKIFSSRDEKSWFRETEIYNTVLLRHENILGFMASDMTSRNSSTQLWLITHYHENGSLYDYLQRVAVDMSDGLQMAASVASGLVHLHTEIFGTEGKPAIAHRDLKSKNILVKKDLRCCIADLGLAVTHSQADNQLNVGNNPKVGTKRYMAPEVLDESIQTDCFDAYKRVDIWAFGLVLWEIARRTYSNGIVEDYKPPFYDLVPNDPSFEDMRKVVCVEQQRPFIPNRWFSDPTLSALVKLMKECWYQNPSARLTALRIKKTLDKIHSSLEKGKPDC; from the exons ATGGGTCATTGCTGCACCCGAGTCTTTTTCCTCCTGCTGCTCCAGGCGTTGCAGACTTTAGCTGAAG ATGGGTCCATTGACTGTGTGTGCGTGGGCAGCGACTGCATGTCTCAGCAGTGTAAGGGAGACCAGTGCTATGCCTCCGTGACCGTTAGCAATGATGTACCCTCGTTCCGGCGCGGGTGTTTGGTTGGCCCAGAGAGCAGGCGGATGACCTGCTCGGCTGCCCCCTCGGCCAGTCATGTAGTGGAGTGCTGCTCTCAGCCAATGTGCAACCTCAATGCCACAGTGGAGtcactgctgcagctgctgcccAAGA GTCCAGAGGGTGAGCCTGTGCGCTACCGTGTGGAGACCCTGGTGCTTTTTGTGTTGGGACCCTTTGTAGTGTTGGCCCTGCTGGCCACTCTGGCAGTGTTGGTCTGCCGCAGGCTCCACCCAGGCCGCTTGGAGAGACTGCACGAGTTTGATCCGGAGCAGGGCGCCATCGACGGCCTCATCGCTCCCAACGTGGGAGACAGCACCTTGGCG GATCTGCTTGATCACTCCTGCACGTCTGGCAGTGGGTCTGGACTGCCGTTCTTGGTGCAGAGGACGGTGGCCCGTCAGATCAGCCTGGTGGAGTGTGTCG GGAAAGGGCGATACGGGGAGGTGTGGAGGGGACAGTGGCAGGGAGAGAATGTGGCTGTGAAAATCTTCTCCTCCAGAGACGAGAAGTCCTGGTTTCGGGAAACCGAGATCTACAACACTGTTCTACTGCGGCATGAAAACATATTAG GGTTCATGGCCTCAGACATGACCTCGCGGAACTCCAGCACTCAGCTGTGGCTCATCACGCATTACCACGAGAACGGTTCGCTGTACGATTACCTACAGCGGGTGGCCGTGGACATGTCTGACGGCCTGCAGATGGCGGCGTCGGTGGCCAGCGGCCTCGTTCACCTGCACACTGAGATTTTCGGCACTGAGGGTAAACCGGCCATCGCCCACCGCGACCTGAAGAGCAAGAACATCCTGGTGAAGAAGGACCTGCGCTGCTGCATCGCTGATCTCG GCCTGGCGGTCACTCACTCTCAGGCAGACAATCAGCTGAATGTGGGGAACAACCCCAAAGTGGGCACCAAGCGCTACATGGCCCCCGAGGTGCTGGATGAGTCCATTCAGACGGACTGCTTCGATGCCTACAAGAGGGTGGACATCTGGGCCTTTGGTCTGGTGCTGTGGGAGATCGCCCGGCGCACTTATAGCAACG GGATCGTGGAGGACTACAAGCCTCCATTCTATGACCTGGTACCTAATGACCCCAGCTTTGAGGATATGCGTAAAGTGGTGTGTGTGGAGCAGCAGAGACCATTCATCCCCAACCGCTGGTTCTCTGATCCT ACGCTGTCTGCTCTGGTCAAGCTGATGAAGGAGTGTTGGTACCAGAACCCGTCGGCTCGCCTCACAGCCCTGCGCATCAAAAAGACTCTAGACAAAATCCACAGCTCCTTGGAGAAGGGCAAGCCGGACTGCTGA
- the otomp gene encoding otolith matrix protein 1 — protein MDQTTGHLLALAFLLLVKVGMSSQNNIITWCAVSDAEEQKCLDLAGNATAQNIRGKLQCVRGQSPTDCMQRIKNGTADAASMYPDEIYTAGVCYGLDVAVGESYNGMDGINYYVVALARRSSGDLSLLEMHERSSCHPGIRTTVGWTVPIGFLVNTSQISVNEQCNFPHAVGDFFGYSCVPGAKDPEHDPKGTNPRNLCEACIGDENDRHICANNPRERHYGEAGALRCVAENLGDVAFVKHTTVFDNMNGKNQESWALDLELEDLKLLCPDGGEASPSQHKHCHLAVVPANAVVVRLEDKCRVYKFLERVQNVFANSTQGFSLFSSAGYGQPDVMFSDSTQKLLRVMGTYPSWLGPSYTTMLQAFECEGLC, from the exons ATGGACCAAACAACCGGACACCTGCTGGCTCTGGCTTTCCTCTTGCTTGTAAAGGTCGGCATGTCCAGTCAGAACAACATCA TCACTTGGTGTGCAGTGTCCGATGCGGAGGAGCAGAAGTGTCTGGATCTGGCCGGGAACGCCACAGCCCAGAATATTCGTGGGAAACTGCAGTGTGTGCGCGGCCAGAGCCCTACAGACTGCATGCAGAGAATTAAG AATGGCACAGCAGATGCAGCCTCTATGTACCCTGATGAGATCTATACTGCTGGAGTTTGCTATGGGTTAGATGTTGCAGTAGGAGAGTCTTACAATGGAATGG ATGGCATTAATTACTACGTAGTGGCCTTGGCCCGAAGATCATCCGGTGACCTGTCGCTGCTGGAGATGCATGAGCGGAGTTCGTGTCATCCTGGGATCCGGACCACCGTGGGTTGGACCGTGCCCATTGGCTTCCTGGTCAATACATCGCAGATTAGCGTAAACGAACAGTGTAATTTCCCCCATG CGGTGGGAGATTTCTTTGGTTACAGCTGTGTCCCAGGAGCAAAGGACCCAGAGCACGACCCCAAAGGCACCAATCCCAGAAACCTGTGTGAAGCCTGCATAGGGGACGAGAATGACCGGCACATCTGTGCCAACAACCCTCGAGAACGACACTACGGAGAGGCAGGGGCTCTCAG ATGTGTGGCAGAAAACCTTGGAGATGTGGCCTTCGTAAAACACACCACAGTCTTCGACAACATGAACG GTAAAAATCAGGAGTCGTGGGCTCTGGACCTGGAGCTGGAGGACCTGAAGCTGCTTTGCCCGGATGGAGGCGAGGCCTCGCCCTCCCAGCACAAGCACTGCCACCTGGCCGTGGTGCCCGCCAACGCTGTGGTGGTGCGTCTGGAGGATAAGTGCCGCGTTTACAAGTTCCTGGAACGTGTGCAG AATGTGTTTGCCAACAGCACGCAGGGTTTCTCCCTCTTCAGTTCGGCAGGGTACGGTCAGCCAGATGTAATGTTCAGTGACTCCACTCAGAAGCTGCTGAGGGTCATGGGCACCTACCCATCCTGGCTGGGGCCCAGCTACACCACTATGCTTCAGGCATTTGAATGCGAAG GTTTGTGCTGA